One window from the genome of Streptomyces sp. NBC_01476 encodes:
- a CDS encoding helix-turn-helix transcriptional regulator: protein MADRVVAGSPLGRPGRPPQGAAPAPAERALRHLRERSGLLVYGPAGIGKSTLLGAVATAAADEGGAVLRCRPAPEDAQLPYLGLIDLFARVPDEVIAAVPPGPREALLSALRRPGPAGPPDGLAVRLAVLDALRRLADTAPVLLVVDGMQWLDGPSADVLAFVARRIDDTRIRIAVAQRVAEGLRPEHPHWCPPDTAEFPVPPLPDADVAHLLLAAGIVLPPPVQRAVLRTAAGNPFYALELSRSAPPEGLPAESGGFLPVPAALRSLVLGGVTALPASTGYALLVACAAARPTLPLLRAAGVPDASAALAAAERAGVISTDAAQSVRFRHPLVRAALYGEATEAERRTVHERLAAAVAEPTQAARHMALAGPDEDAATAAALMAAAHAARKRGEPDAAAELAELAVHRTPVTHPADRDLRLLDAADFACDAGRWEESERSARTVLDRSDSARSRVRARLVLLSGVGQALRDHVELIEDGLRDAAGAPELEAPLYHWASVRGLLTGSLDEASRHARRSAQCAAQAGDTGLRIAALSTLARVQSLAGEAADADAALAQAVELAADGPQSRGLIRMRAVLALDTDRVDDARRELAELLPAAGESDGVESTVATLVALTRAQVRAGACREALRTAARCTRVAADAGMESAPALYAAALAETFGGSAAEARRLAVRAVHASQEDGDQLFRLRALAALGQAGLFTGDLQHVAEAVESLRQVTLIGESMGAADPPLLGWYADLAEALVALGETAAAHDVLQRAYQRAGRLPGSVLASLERAEGLREAAVGRLKEGAALLRSSADRLGPLDLPVDLVRTLTALGTVERRARHRTTARALLTEARQLADRAGAEPLAERAGVELARVDGTVGGAAATALTPAEARIAELVRGGATNREVAAQLFISVKTVEGTLSRLYRRFGVRSRTALAYALASMPRVSHETHP, encoded by the coding sequence GCCGGTAGTCCGCTGGGCCGGCCGGGCCGGCCCCCGCAGGGTGCGGCGCCCGCGCCGGCGGAGCGGGCGCTCCGGCACCTGCGGGAGCGCAGCGGGCTGCTCGTGTACGGGCCGGCCGGCATCGGCAAGTCGACGCTGCTCGGCGCCGTGGCAACCGCCGCGGCGGACGAGGGAGGTGCCGTCCTGCGCTGCCGGCCCGCGCCCGAGGACGCCCAACTGCCCTACCTCGGGCTGATCGACCTCTTCGCCCGGGTGCCCGACGAGGTGATCGCCGCCGTGCCGCCCGGGCCCCGGGAGGCCCTGCTGAGCGCGCTGCGCCGCCCCGGCCCGGCCGGCCCGCCCGACGGCCTCGCGGTGCGCCTCGCCGTGCTCGACGCGCTGCGCCGCCTCGCGGACACCGCCCCCGTGCTGCTGGTCGTCGACGGCATGCAATGGCTCGACGGACCCAGCGCCGATGTTCTCGCCTTCGTGGCCCGGCGTATCGACGACACCCGCATCCGGATCGCCGTCGCCCAGCGGGTGGCCGAGGGCCTGCGCCCCGAACACCCCCACTGGTGCCCGCCGGACACCGCGGAGTTCCCCGTGCCGCCGCTGCCCGACGCCGATGTGGCACACCTGCTGCTCGCCGCCGGGATCGTCCTGCCGCCGCCCGTCCAGCGGGCAGTGCTGCGCACCGCCGCCGGAAACCCTTTCTACGCACTGGAGTTGAGCCGGAGCGCGCCGCCGGAGGGCCTGCCCGCGGAGAGCGGCGGCTTCCTCCCGGTGCCCGCCGCGCTGCGCTCCCTGGTCCTGGGCGGCGTCACCGCCCTCCCGGCGTCCACCGGGTACGCCCTGCTCGTCGCCTGCGCCGCCGCCCGGCCGACCCTGCCGCTGCTGCGGGCCGCCGGCGTACCCGACGCGAGCGCCGCACTGGCTGCCGCCGAGCGGGCCGGCGTGATCAGCACCGACGCCGCACAGTCCGTGCGCTTCCGGCACCCCCTGGTGCGCGCGGCACTCTACGGCGAGGCAACCGAGGCCGAACGCCGCACGGTGCACGAGCGGTTGGCCGCCGCCGTCGCCGAACCCACGCAAGCCGCACGCCACATGGCCCTCGCCGGGCCTGACGAGGACGCCGCCACCGCCGCCGCGCTGATGGCAGCCGCCCACGCGGCGCGCAAGCGCGGTGAGCCGGACGCCGCCGCCGAACTCGCCGAACTCGCCGTGCACAGAACCCCGGTGACCCACCCGGCCGACCGCGACCTGCGCCTCCTGGACGCCGCCGACTTCGCCTGCGACGCCGGCCGATGGGAGGAGTCCGAGCGGTCCGCCCGCACCGTGCTCGACCGCTCGGACTCCGCCAGGAGCCGGGTACGGGCCCGGCTGGTGCTGCTGAGCGGCGTCGGCCAGGCCCTGCGCGACCACGTCGAACTCATCGAGGACGGGCTGCGCGACGCCGCCGGCGCTCCGGAACTGGAAGCGCCGCTCTACCACTGGGCGTCCGTGCGCGGCCTGTTGACCGGCTCCCTGGACGAAGCGTCCCGGCACGCCCGCCGCTCCGCACAGTGCGCCGCACAGGCGGGGGACACCGGGCTGCGGATCGCCGCACTGTCCACACTCGCACGGGTGCAGTCGCTCGCCGGTGAAGCCGCCGACGCCGACGCCGCGCTGGCCCAGGCCGTGGAGCTCGCGGCCGACGGACCCCAGAGCCGGGGCCTGATCCGGATGCGGGCGGTCCTGGCCCTCGACACCGACCGGGTCGACGACGCCCGCCGCGAACTGGCCGAACTCCTCCCGGCCGCAGGGGAGTCGGACGGCGTGGAGTCGACCGTGGCCACCCTGGTGGCGCTCACCCGCGCCCAGGTCCGCGCCGGAGCCTGCCGGGAGGCGCTGCGCACCGCGGCCCGCTGCACCCGGGTGGCCGCCGACGCAGGCATGGAGTCGGCGCCCGCGCTGTACGCGGCCGCCCTCGCGGAGACCTTCGGCGGCTCCGCGGCCGAGGCCCGCCGACTGGCGGTACGGGCCGTGCACGCCTCCCAGGAAGACGGCGACCAGCTCTTCCGGCTGCGGGCCCTGGCGGCGCTGGGCCAGGCCGGCCTGTTCACCGGCGATCTCCAGCACGTGGCCGAGGCGGTCGAGTCGCTGCGTCAAGTGACCCTGATCGGGGAGTCGATGGGCGCGGCCGACCCGCCGCTGCTGGGCTGGTACGCCGACCTCGCCGAGGCGCTGGTGGCGCTCGGCGAGACCGCGGCCGCCCACGACGTCCTGCAGCGGGCGTACCAGCGTGCAGGCCGGCTGCCGGGCAGCGTCCTGGCCTCGCTGGAGCGGGCCGAAGGGCTGCGGGAGGCGGCGGTCGGCCGGCTCAAGGAAGGCGCGGCACTCCTGCGGTCGTCGGCCGACCGGCTGGGCCCCCTCGACCTGCCGGTGGACCTGGTACGGACGCTCACCGCGCTCGGGACGGTCGAGCGCCGGGCCAGGCACCGGACCACCGCGCGGGCACTGCTCACCGAGGCGCGACAGCTCGCCGACCGCGCCGGCGCGGAACCGCTCGCTGAGCGCGCCGGGGTCGAACTCGCCCGCGTGGACGGGACGGTGGGCGGCGCCGCGGCCACCGCACTGACACCCGCCGAGGCCAGGATCGCCGAACTGGTGCGCGGCGGAGCGACCAACCGCGAGGTCGCCGCCCAGCTGTTCATCAGCGTCAAGACGGTCGAGGGCACGCTGTCGCGGCTGTACCGCAGGTTCGGGGTGCGCTCACGCACCGCGCTGGCGTACGCGCTGGCCTCCATGCCACGGGTGTCACACGAAACGCACCCTTAA